The genomic region CGGGAGCCTTGGCGACTTTCGCGTAGCCGCCGAACAGCTCGTCGGCCCCCTGTCCGAGCGCGAGCCGGTCAAAGCCATCCGCCGCGACCCGTTCGGCGGCGAGGTACAGCGGGAGCGCTATCTGCACGTCCATCGCGTTCACCCGGTTCGTCGCGCGGGCGATCTCGGGGACCGCCCGCTCGATGGCGTCGTGGGTGAGTTCGACCACGCGGACCTCGGTTCCCAGCAGGTCGGCGGCCGACTGCGCCGCCTCGACGTCGTGGCTGTCCGGGAAGCCGGCGACGTACAGCGGCGCGTCGAGTCGTGCCGCGAGCAGCGCCGAGTCCACACCGCCGGAGAACGCGATTGCGAGGTTCTCGGTGTCGACGGCGTCGATGCTCGTCTCGACAGCAGCACGGACCCGCTCGACTGCCGTTTCGTGGGTATCGAACGGGTCCGGCGACGGGAGCGAAAAGCGGCGTCCGTGGCCCCCCTCGTCGCGGACGTACCCAGCGGGAAACGACTGCGGGTCGGCCAGTGCCGTCGGGTCGTGGCTCCACTGCTCGGGGTCGAGCCGCTCCCCGTCAGAAACAGCACGCTCCACGAACAGTGGGTACCGCCCGAGAACGTCACGGACGAGCGTCCCGTCCAGTTCGCCCGCGAACCCGCCAGTACCTGGGAGCGCGTCGCCGCTCGCGAGGGCGTCGGCGACGGTGTCCGGATCGGCTCCCTGCATCACTGTAGGAGCTCCGCGATGCCGTTCTTGACGCGCCGCTTCGCCCCGCCGGCGGCCTGCCGGAAGCTGATGCGCCACGGCGTCCGCTTACCCTCGACGGTCGTCTTGCCTTCACGGATGGCGTCGAGGATTGCCTCGACCGTTTGCTCGTCCGTACCAACGTTGGTGACCGCCTGCCCGACCATCTCCGCGATGTGGGCGTCGCTGCCGGCGGTCATCGGCAGCCCCTTTCGGCGAGCGAACCGCTCGGCCTGCCGGTTCGACCGCCCGGTCAGCAGCCGTGAGTTGTACACTTCGATAGCATCGGCGGTCGCGAGTTCGGCCTTCGAGATGTGTTCTAACACGCCGTGGCGGGACTCCTGAAACGGATGGGGAACGACCGCGAGCCCGCCCTGGTCGCGAATGCGGTCAAGCGTCTCGTCGAACGGGAGGTGTGGCGGAATCGCCTCCTGAATCCCCAGCGCGAGGACGTGTCCGGCGGCACACGTGACCTCCATCCCGGGAATTCCGACGAGGCCGTACTCCGGGGCGAGTTCGGCTGCCCGGAGACTGGCGTCTATTTCGTCGTGGTCAGTCACGGCCAGCGCGTCCAGCCCGACGCCGCTGGCCTGCTCTAAGAGGAGCTCGACCGGGTCCCGGCCGTCGTACGACAGCGACGAATGCGCATGTAGCTCAACCGACTGCACAGGTAGCGATAACGGGGGGCAGGGCAAAAACGCCCCGGTCCGCCCCAGTGCTCACAGAGAACAAACCGGCCGCCGTGTCCA from Haloarcula sp. H-GB4 harbors:
- a CDS encoding asparagine synthase C-terminal domain-containing protein, with amino-acid sequence MQGADPDTVADALASGDALPGTGGFAGELDGTLVRDVLGRYPLFVERAVSDGERLDPEQWSHDPTALADPQSFPAGYVRDEGGHGRRFSLPSPDPFDTHETAVERVRAAVETSIDAVDTENLAIAFSGGVDSALLAARLDAPLYVAGFPDSHDVEAAQSAADLLGTEVRVVELTHDAIERAVPEIARATNRVNAMDVQIALPLYLAAERVAADGFDRLALGQGADELFGGYAKVAKAPEDPRVEADTVRGAQREVVASLPDQLERDVLALRAAGVEPVTPLLHDRVVDAALRLDGDLLVDGETRKVALRAAARDSLPDEIADRDKKAAQYGSLAARELDRLARQAGYKRRMDDHVTQYVESLAD
- a CDS encoding PHP domain-containing protein codes for the protein MQSVELHAHSSLSYDGRDPVELLLEQASGVGLDALAVTDHDEIDASLRAAELAPEYGLVGIPGMEVTCAAGHVLALGIQEAIPPHLPFDETLDRIRDQGGLAVVPHPFQESRHGVLEHISKAELATADAIEVYNSRLLTGRSNRQAERFARRKGLPMTAGSDAHIAEMVGQAVTNVGTDEQTVEAILDAIREGKTTVEGKRTPWRISFRQAAGGAKRRVKNGIAELLQ